A window from Seriola aureovittata isolate HTS-2021-v1 ecotype China chromosome 14, ASM2101889v1, whole genome shotgun sequence encodes these proteins:
- the ikzf5 gene encoding zinc finger protein Pegasus: MGEEKPDTLDFVKDFQEYLSQQTQHVNMISGSVSGVKEADELPADCSQNGLDHPAVDMSLEDSSGILVDGFERTYDGKLKCRYCNYATRGTARLIEHIRIHTGEKPHRCHLCPFASAYERHLEAHMRSHTGEKPYKCELCSFRCSDRSNLSHHRRRRHKLLPMKGARSLSHKKMLSVLQKKASSLGYGRRLLINFSPPSMVVHKADNVNDFSHELPHLRQETYDNQNRVVEDGLSTNQNHHHHDMVMDNPLNQLSTLAGQLASLPSESQGQTQPPMSPGAESIVDEKPFLIQQPHPATAPVAVTASMAHASSSSPITPEPRAPPHSNCSPGGEPCSEHSGRTSTPSISNSQPSTPAPGLSAPLQDSHMLHHCQHCDIYFPDNILYTIHMGCHGYENPFQCNICGYKCKSKYDFACHFARGQHK; the protein is encoded by the exons ATGGGTGAGGAAAAGCCGGACACGCTGGACTTTGTGAAGGATTTCCAGGAGTATCTGAGCCAGCAGactcaacatgtcaacatgaTATCAGGCTCTGTCAGCGGCGTCAAGGAGGCGGACGAGCTGCCAGCAG ACTGCAGTCAAAATGGACTGGACCACCCCGCAGTGGACATGTCACTTGAGGACAGCTCAGGGATCCTTGTGGATGGTTTTGAGAGGACATATGACGGCAAGCTCAAGTGCCGCTACTGCAACTATGCCACCAGAGGCACAGCACGACTTATTGAGCACATCCGAATTCACACAG GAGAGAAGCCGCACCGCTGCCACCTTTGTCCATTTGCTTCGGCCTACGAGCGCCATCTGGAGGCCCACATGCGATCACACACAGGCGAGAAGCCTTACAAGTGTGAGCTGTGCTCCTTCCGCTGCAGTGATCGCAGCAACTTGTCGCACCATCGCCGCAGACGTCACAAACTCCTGCCAATGAAAGGTGCTCGCTCACTTTCCCACAAGAAGATGCTGAGTGTTTTACAGAAGAAGGCCAGCTCACTGGGCTATGGCCGCCGGCTCCTCATCAACTTCAGCCCCCCTTCTATGGTGGTGCACAAGGCTGACAATGTGAATGACTTCTCTCATGAGCTGCCCCACTTACGTCAGGAGACCTATGATAATCAGAATCGAGTAGTCGAGGACGGGCTCTCCACAAATCAAAATCACCATCACCATGATATGGTCATGGACAACCCCCTGAACCAGCTTTCCACCCTGGCAGGCCAGTTGGCCAGCCTCCCTTCAGAGTCCCAGGGTCAGACTCAACCTCCCATGTCTCCAGGAGCAGAATCTATCGTAGATGAGAAGCCCTTCCTCATCCAGCAGCCCCACCCCGCCACAGCTCCTGTGGCTGTCACAGCCAGCATGGCCcatgcctcctcctcctccccaatCACCCCAGAGCCCCGGGCTCCTCCCCACAGCAATTGCAGCCCTGGAGGGGAACCCTGCAGTGAGCACAGTGGGCGCACCAGTACCCCTAGTATCTCCAACAGCCAGCCCAGTACACCAGCTCCAGGCCTGTCCGCCCCACTCCAGGACTCCCACATGCTGCATCACTGCCAGCACTGTGACATCTACTTCCCAGACAACATCCTCTACACCATCCACATGGGCTGCCATGGGTACGAGAACCCATTCCAGTGCAACATCTGTGGCTACAAGTGCAAGAGCAAGTACGACTTTGCCTGCCACTTTGCCCGCGGGCAGCACAAGTAA
- the LOC130181425 gene encoding CUB and zona pellucida-like domain-containing protein 1, giving the protein MGSCSCSSSCQYNGNCCHDYSYYCGAEVTTEAQSSCRYNCGYSMASCSCSSSCQYYGNCCYDYNYYCPSTSTTRWPTTTAQPSCRYNCGYNMGSCSCSSSCQYYGNCCYDYNYYCPSTSTTRRPATTARPSCRYNCGYNMGSCSCSSSCEYYGNCCYDYHSYCSWTTESATSATPCGGSLSGSGTFSSPNHPNYYYDNAYCVWQLRAPYDQRIFLDFTFLQLDNCCNCDYVSVYDGPSVGSRYLGKVCNNSLNTFYSTSNYMTVLFRTDGSVVGRGFKAEFMSSLPPNSGRVDCSSDNMNIVIERSYLNSLGYDGHSLYLDDPYCRPQVSRYQVVFSFPINTCGTARKFENGRVVYTNAIRAYTSNSGEITRQTHLKLNVGCRMEQDSVSQIMYLVEHHDNSSIVGTGRFNTSMAFYTSSSFYYQVTQVPYKVTLNQDMYVQVDLRRGDSTLVLFLDTCVTSPSPHDFQSRPYYLVRNGCPVDNTYYTYTSGTRAYARFRFRAFQFLRATESVYIQCKVLICQASDYNSRCRRGCNRRMTRDVGSKHDSQTLVMGPIQLKELEKKEEGTEKQDMKQDIKQDVEQDKKQDKD; this is encoded by the exons ATGGGAAGCTGCTCCTGCTCAAGCTCTTGTCAATACAATGGCAACTGTTGTCATGACTACAGCT ATTACTGTGGAGCTGAAGTCACGACCGAAG CTCAGTCCTCATGTCGTTACAACTGCGGTTACAGCATGGCAAGCTGCTCCTGCTCAAGCTCATGTCAATACTATGGCAACTGTTGCTATGACTACAACT ACTACTGCCCATCAACGAGCACTACAAGGTGGCCTACCACCACAG CTCAGCCTTCATGTCGTTACAACTGCGGCTACAACATGGGAAGCTGCTCCTGCTCAAGCTCATGTCAATACTATGGCAACTGTTGCTATGACTACAACT ACTACTGCCCATCAACTAGCACAACAAGGAGGCCTGCCACCACAG CTCGGCCCTCGTGTCGTTACAACTGCGGTTACAACATGGGAAGCTGCTCCTGCTCAAGCTCTTGTGAATACTATGGCAACTGTTGCTATGACTACCACT CTTACTGCTCCTGGACCACTGAAAGTGCCACCTCAG CAACACCCTGTGGAGGCTCTTTGTCTGGTTCTGGCACCTTCTCCAGCCCGAACCATCCCAATTACTACTACGACAACGCCTACTGTGTCTGGCAGCTCAGAGCTCCGTATGACCAAAGAATCTTCCTGGATTTCACGTTCCTGCA ATTGGACAACTGCTGCAACTGTGACTACGTTTCAGTCTATGATGGGCCATCTGTCGGTTCACGATATCTGGGCAAAGTGTGCAACAACAGTCTGAACACTTTCTACTCGACCTCCAACTACATGACTGTGCTCTTCAGAACTGATGGTTCTGTTGTTGGCCGAGGGTTCAAAGCTGAGTTCATGAGCTCTTTGCCACCAAACTCAG GTCGAGTGGACTGTTCCTCAGACAACATGAACATTGTGATTGAGAGGAGTTACCTGAACTCTCTTGGCTATGACGGCCACAGTCTGTACCTGGACGACCCATACTGCAGACCCCAGGTTTCCCGCTACCAGGTGGTCTTCAGTTTCCCCATCAACACTTGTGGCACCGCTCGAAAG TTTGAGAATGGCAGAGTTGTGTACACCAACGCTATCCGTGCCTACACCTCCAACTCCGGAGAGATCACACGCCAGACTCACCTTAAACTGAACGTGGGCTGCCGAATGGAGCAGGACTCAGTGTCCCAGATTATGTACCTTGTGGAACATCATGATAACAGTAGCATTGTAGGCACAGGCAGATTCAATACCAGCATGGCGTTCTACACATCCAGCAGCTTCTACTACCAG GTGACTCAAGTTCCATATAAGGTGACACTCAACCAGGACATGTACGTCCAAGTGGACCTGAGAAGGGGTGACAGCACCCTGGTCCTCTTTCTTGACACCTGTGTGACCTCACCATCGCCCCATGATTTCCAAAGCAGACCTTACTACCTGGTCCGTAACGG ATGTCCTGTGGACAACACCTACTATACCTACACCAGTGGCACCCGTGCCTACGCCCGTTTCAGATTTAGGGCGTTCCAGTTCCTGCGAGCCACAGAGTCGGTTTATATCCAGTGCAAGGTCCTGATATGCCAGGCCTCCGACTACAATTCCCGCTGCCGCCGTGGCTGCAACAGACGTATGACCAGAGATGTGGGGTCAAAACATGACAGCCAAACTCTGGTCATGGGTCCCATCCAACTCAAAG AACttgagaaaaaggaagaagggACTGAGAAGCAGGACATGAAGCAGGACATAAAGCAGGACGTGGAACAGGACAAGAAGCAGGACAAGGATTAA